A genomic segment from Bubalus bubalis isolate 160015118507 breed Murrah chromosome 5, NDDB_SH_1, whole genome shotgun sequence encodes:
- the B3GAT3 gene encoding galactosylgalactosylxylosylprotein 3-beta-glucuronosyltransferase 3 → MKLKLKNVFLAYFLVSIAGLLYALVQLGQPCDCLPPLRAAAEQLRQKDLRISQLQADLRRPPPAPAQPPEPEALPTIYVVTPTYARLVQKAELVRLSQTLSLVPRLHWLLVEDAEGPTPLVSGLLAASGLLFTHLAVLTPKAQRLREGEPGWVRPRGVEQRNRALDWLRSGGGAVGGEKDPPPPGTQGVVYFADDDNTYSRELFEEMRWTRGVSVWPVGLVGGLRFEGPRVQDGRVVGFHTAWEPNRPFPVDMAGFAVALSLLLAKPNARFDATAPRGHLESSLLSHLVDPKDLEPRAANCTRVLVWHTRTEKPKMKQEEQLQRQGRGSDPAVEV, encoded by the exons atgaagctgaagctgaagaacGTGTTCCTCGCCTACTTCCTGGTGTCGATCGCCGGCCTCCTCTACGCGCTGGTGCAGCTCG GCCAGCCATGTGACTGCCTCCCTCCCCTGCGGGCAGCAGCGGAGCAGCTTCGGCAGAAGGATCTGAGGATTTCCCAGCTGCAAGCCGATCTCCGtcgcccaccccctgcccctgcccagccccctgaACCCGAGGCTCTTCCTACTATCTATGTTGTTACCCCCACCTATGCCAG GTTGGTGCAGAAGGCGGAGCTGGTGCGGCTGTCTCAGACCCTGAGCCTGGTGCCCCGGCTGCACTGGCTGCTGGTGGAGGATGCTGAGGGCCCCACCCCATTGGTCTCGGGGCTGCTGGCTGCCTCTGGCCTCCTCTTCACACACCTGGCGGTCCTCACCCCCAAGGCCCAGCGGCTCCGGGAGGGCGAGCCAGGCTGGGTTCGGCCCCGAGGTGTAGAGCAACGGAACAGGGCCCTGGATTGGCTCCGGAGCGGAGGGGGTGCTGTTGGGGGAGAGAAAGACCCACCCCCACCAGGTACCCAGGGAGTTGTGTACTTTGCTGACGATGACAACACTTATAGCCGAGAACTCTTTGAGGAG ATGCGCTGGACCCGTGGTGTCTCAGTGTGGCCTGTGGGGCTAGTGGGCGGCCTTCGATTCGAGGGCCCTCGCGTACAGGATGGCCGGGTTGTTGGTTTCCACACGGCCTGGGAGCCCAACAGGCCCTTCCCAGTGGATATGGCGGGATTTGCTGTCGCCCTGTCTTTGCTGTTGGCTAAACCCAATGCCCGGTTTGATGCTACTGCTCCTCGGGGCCATCTGGAGAGCAGTCTCCTGAGCCACCTTGTAGATCCCAAGGACCTGGAGCCGCGGGCTGCCAACTGCACTCGG GTTCTGGTGTGGCACACACGGACGGAGAAGCCCAAGATGAAGCAGGAGGAGCAGCTACAGCGGCAGGGCCGCGGCTCAGACCCAGCTGTCGAGGTGTGA
- the GANAB gene encoding neutral alpha-glucosidase AB isoform X2, translating into MAAVAAVEARRRRSWTALVLACLGVCLGITFAVDRSNFKTCEESSFCKRQRSIRPGHSPYRALLDSLQLGPDALTVHLINEVTKVVLVLELQGLQKNMTRIRIDELEPRRPRYRVPDVLVADPATAGLSVSGRDDNSVELTVAEGPYKIILTARPFRLDLLEDRSLLLSVNARGLLNLEHQRTPRVSQGSKEPAEGDGAQPEETPGDDDKPDETQGKPEHDEPGAWEETFKTHSDSKPYGPMSVSLDFSLPGMEHVYGIPEHADNLRLKVTEGGEPYRLYNLDVFQYELYNRMALYGSVPVLLAHSSLRDLGIFWLNAAETWVDISSNTAGKTLFGKMLDYLQGSGETPQTDVRWMSESGIIDVFLMLGPSVFDVFRQYASLTGTQALPPLFSLGYHQSRWNYRDEADVLEVDQGFDDHNLPCDVIWLDIEHADGKRYFTWDPSRFPQPRNMLEHLASKRRKLVAIVDPHIKVDSGYRVHEELQNLGLYVKTRDGSDYEGWCWPGAAGYPDFTNPKMRAWWANMFHFDNYEGSAPNLYVWNDMNEPSVFNGPEVTMLKDAQHYGGWEHRDVHNIYGLYVHMATADGLVLRSGGIERPFVLSRAFFAGSQRFGAVWTGDNAAEWDHMKISIPMCLSLGLVGLSFCGADVGGFFKNPEPELLVRWYQMGAYQPFFRAHAHLDTGRREPWLLPSQYHDIIRDALGQRYSLLPFWYTLFYQSHREGIPVMRPLWVHYPKDVTTFSIDDQFLLGDALLVHPVSDSEARGVQVYLPGQGEVWYDVQSYQKYHGPQTLYLPVTLSSIPVFQRGGTIVPRWMRVRRSSDCMKDDPITLFVALSLQGTAQGELFLDDGHTFNYQTRHEFLLRRFSFSGNTLVSSSADPKGHFETPIWIERVVIIGAGKPATVVLQTKGSPESRLSFQHDPETSVLILRKPGVNVASDWTIHLR; encoded by the exons GAGTTCCTTTTGCAA GAGGCAGCGAAGCATACGGCCAGGCCATTCCCCCTACCGAGCCTTACTGGACTCTCTGCAGCTTGGTCCTGATGCGCTCACAGTCCATCTGATCAACGAAGTCACCAAG GTGGTGCTGGTGCTGGAGCTCCAAGGACTTCAGAAGAACATGACTCGCATCAGGATCGATGAACTCGAGCCCCGGAGGCCCCGATACCGTGTGCCGGATGTCCTGGTGGCCGATCCTGCAACAGCTGG GCTGTCTGTCTCTGGCCGGGATGACAACAGTGTGGAGCTCACCGTCGCCGAGGGACCCTATAAAATCATCTTGACGGCACGGCCATTCCGCCTTGACCTGCTGGAGGACCGCAGCCTTCTGCTCAGTGTCAATGCCCGAGGACTCTTAAATTTAGAGCACCAGAGGACCCCCAGGGTCTC GCAAGGATCAAAAGAACCAGCTGAGGGCGATGGGGCCCAGCCTGAGGAAACACCTGGGGATGACGACAAG CCAGATGAGACCCAGGGGAAGCCAGAGCATGATGAGCCGGGAGCCTGGGAAGAGACATTCAAAACTCACTCTGACAGCAAGCCTTACG gCCCCATGTCTGTGAGTTTGGACTTCTCTCTGCCAGGCATGGAGCATGTGTATGGGATCCCCGAGCACGCAGACAACCTCAGGCTGAAAGTCACTGA GGGTGGGGAGCCGTATCGCCTCTACAATTTGGATGTGTTCCAGTATGAGCTGTACAACCGCATGGCCCTGTACGGGTCTGTGCCCGTGCTCCTGGCACACAGCTCCCTTCGGGACCTAGGCATCTTCTGGCTCAAcgctgcagagacctgggttgacATATCCTCCAACACTGCCGGGAAG ACCCTGTTTGGGAAGATGCTGGACTACCTGCAGGGCTCTGGGGAGACTCCACAGACGGATGTTCGCTGGATGTCTGAGAGCGGCATCATCGATGTCTTCTTGATGCTCGGGCCCTCTGTCTTCGATGTCTTCCGGCAGTACGCTAGTCTCACAG GGACCCAGGCATTGCCCCCGCTCTTCTCCCTCGGCTACCACCAGAGCCGCTGGAACTATCGGGATGAGGCTGACGTTCTGGAAGTGGATCAGGGCTTCGATGACCACAACCTGCCTTGCGATGTCATCTGGCTGGACATTGAGCATGCCGATGGCAAGCGGTATTTCACCTGGGACCCCAGCCGTTTCCCTCAGCCCCGCAACATGCTTGAGCATTTGGCCTCCAAGAGGCGGAAG CTGGTGGCCATTGTGGACCCCCACATCAAGGTGGACTCTGGCTACCGTGTACACGAAGAGTTGCAGAATCTGGGTCTGTATGTTAAAACCCGGGATGGCTCTGACTATGAAGGCTGGTGCTGGCCAG GCGCAGCTGGTTACCCTGATTTCACCAATCCCAAGatgagggcctggtgggctaacaTGTTTCACTTTGACAATTACGAG GGCTCGGCTCCCAACCTCTATGTCTGGAATGACATGAACGAACCATCTGTGTTCAACGGTCCTGAGGTCACCATGCTCAAGGATGCCCAGCACTATGGGGGCTGGGAGCACCGAGATGTGCATAACATCTATGGCCTCTACGTG CACATGGCGACCGCGGATGGCCTGGTGCTGCGCTCCGGGGGCATCGAACGCCCCTTTGTCCTGAGCAGGGCTTTCTTTGCTGGCTCCCAGCGCTTCG gAGCCGTGTGGACAGGGGACAATGCTGCTGAATGGGACCACATGAAAATCTCGATTCCTATGTGTCTCAGCTTGGGGCTGGTGGGACTTTCCTTCTGTGGAG cGGATGTGGGAGGCTTCTTCAAAAATCCAGAGCCAGAGCTGCTTGTGCGCTGGTACCAGATGGGTGCCTACCAGCCATTCTTCCGGGCTCATGCCCACCTGGACACTGGTCGGCGGGAACCGTGGCTGTTACCGTCTCAGTACCATGACATAATTCGAGATGCCCTGGGCCAGCGATACTCCTTACTTCCTTTCTGGTACACCCTCTTCTATCAGTCCCATCGCGAGGGGATCCCAGTCATGAG GCCCCTGTGGGTGCATTATCCTAAGGATGTGACCACTTTCAGTATAGATGATCAGTTCCTGCTTG GGGATGCATTGCTGGTTCACCCTGTATCAGACTCCGAGGCTCGTGGTGTGCAGGTCTATCTGCCTGGCCAAGGGGAG GTGTGGTATGACGTTCAGAGCTACCAGAAGTATCATGGTCCGCAGACCCTGTACCTGCCTGTAACTCTAAGCAGT ATCCCCGTGTTCCAGCGTGGAGGGACCATCGTGCCCCGGTGGATGCGAGTGCGGCGTTCTTCAGACTGCATGAAGGACGACCCCATCACTCTTTTCGTCGCACTCAGCCTCCAG GGTACGGCCCAAGGAGAGCTCTTTCTAGATGATGGGCACACGTTCAACTATCAGACTCGCCATGAGTTCTTGCTGCGTCGATTCTCATTCTCTGGCAACACCCTGGTCTCCAG ctccGCAGACCCCAAAGGCCACTTTGAGACGCCAATCTGGATCGAGCGGGTGGTGATAATAGGGGCCGGAAAGCCAGCAACCGTGGTACTCCAAACAAAAG GATCTCCTGAAAGCCGCCTGTCCTTCCAGCATGACCCTGAGACCTCGGTGTTGATCCTGCGCAAGCCTGGCGTCAACGTGGCATCTGACTGGACTATTCATCTGCGATAA
- the GANAB gene encoding neutral alpha-glucosidase AB isoform X1 translates to MAAVAAVEARRRRSWTALVLACLGVCLGITFAVDRSNFKTCEESSFCKRQRSIRPGHSPYRALLDSLQLGPDALTVHLINEVTKVVLVLELQGLQKNMTRIRIDELEPRRPRYRVPDVLVADPATAGLSVSGRDDNSVELTVAEGPYKIILTARPFRLDLLEDRSLLLSVNARGLLNLEHQRTPRVSFSDKVSLTLGSIWDRIKNVFSRQGSKEPAEGDGAQPEETPGDDDKPDETQGKPEHDEPGAWEETFKTHSDSKPYGPMSVSLDFSLPGMEHVYGIPEHADNLRLKVTEGGEPYRLYNLDVFQYELYNRMALYGSVPVLLAHSSLRDLGIFWLNAAETWVDISSNTAGKTLFGKMLDYLQGSGETPQTDVRWMSESGIIDVFLMLGPSVFDVFRQYASLTGTQALPPLFSLGYHQSRWNYRDEADVLEVDQGFDDHNLPCDVIWLDIEHADGKRYFTWDPSRFPQPRNMLEHLASKRRKLVAIVDPHIKVDSGYRVHEELQNLGLYVKTRDGSDYEGWCWPGAAGYPDFTNPKMRAWWANMFHFDNYEGSAPNLYVWNDMNEPSVFNGPEVTMLKDAQHYGGWEHRDVHNIYGLYVHMATADGLVLRSGGIERPFVLSRAFFAGSQRFGAVWTGDNAAEWDHMKISIPMCLSLGLVGLSFCGADVGGFFKNPEPELLVRWYQMGAYQPFFRAHAHLDTGRREPWLLPSQYHDIIRDALGQRYSLLPFWYTLFYQSHREGIPVMRPLWVHYPKDVTTFSIDDQFLLGDALLVHPVSDSEARGVQVYLPGQGEVWYDVQSYQKYHGPQTLYLPVTLSSIPVFQRGGTIVPRWMRVRRSSDCMKDDPITLFVALSLQGTAQGELFLDDGHTFNYQTRHEFLLRRFSFSGNTLVSSSADPKGHFETPIWIERVVIIGAGKPATVVLQTKGSPESRLSFQHDPETSVLILRKPGVNVASDWTIHLR, encoded by the exons GAGTTCCTTTTGCAA GAGGCAGCGAAGCATACGGCCAGGCCATTCCCCCTACCGAGCCTTACTGGACTCTCTGCAGCTTGGTCCTGATGCGCTCACAGTCCATCTGATCAACGAAGTCACCAAG GTGGTGCTGGTGCTGGAGCTCCAAGGACTTCAGAAGAACATGACTCGCATCAGGATCGATGAACTCGAGCCCCGGAGGCCCCGATACCGTGTGCCGGATGTCCTGGTGGCCGATCCTGCAACAGCTGG GCTGTCTGTCTCTGGCCGGGATGACAACAGTGTGGAGCTCACCGTCGCCGAGGGACCCTATAAAATCATCTTGACGGCACGGCCATTCCGCCTTGACCTGCTGGAGGACCGCAGCCTTCTGCTCAGTGTCAATGCCCGAGGACTCTTAAATTTAGAGCACCAGAGGACCCCCAGGGTCTC tttCTCGGATAAAGTTAGTCTCACGCTCGGTAGCATTTGGGATAGGATCAAGAACGTTTTCTCTAG GCAAGGATCAAAAGAACCAGCTGAGGGCGATGGGGCCCAGCCTGAGGAAACACCTGGGGATGACGACAAG CCAGATGAGACCCAGGGGAAGCCAGAGCATGATGAGCCGGGAGCCTGGGAAGAGACATTCAAAACTCACTCTGACAGCAAGCCTTACG gCCCCATGTCTGTGAGTTTGGACTTCTCTCTGCCAGGCATGGAGCATGTGTATGGGATCCCCGAGCACGCAGACAACCTCAGGCTGAAAGTCACTGA GGGTGGGGAGCCGTATCGCCTCTACAATTTGGATGTGTTCCAGTATGAGCTGTACAACCGCATGGCCCTGTACGGGTCTGTGCCCGTGCTCCTGGCACACAGCTCCCTTCGGGACCTAGGCATCTTCTGGCTCAAcgctgcagagacctgggttgacATATCCTCCAACACTGCCGGGAAG ACCCTGTTTGGGAAGATGCTGGACTACCTGCAGGGCTCTGGGGAGACTCCACAGACGGATGTTCGCTGGATGTCTGAGAGCGGCATCATCGATGTCTTCTTGATGCTCGGGCCCTCTGTCTTCGATGTCTTCCGGCAGTACGCTAGTCTCACAG GGACCCAGGCATTGCCCCCGCTCTTCTCCCTCGGCTACCACCAGAGCCGCTGGAACTATCGGGATGAGGCTGACGTTCTGGAAGTGGATCAGGGCTTCGATGACCACAACCTGCCTTGCGATGTCATCTGGCTGGACATTGAGCATGCCGATGGCAAGCGGTATTTCACCTGGGACCCCAGCCGTTTCCCTCAGCCCCGCAACATGCTTGAGCATTTGGCCTCCAAGAGGCGGAAG CTGGTGGCCATTGTGGACCCCCACATCAAGGTGGACTCTGGCTACCGTGTACACGAAGAGTTGCAGAATCTGGGTCTGTATGTTAAAACCCGGGATGGCTCTGACTATGAAGGCTGGTGCTGGCCAG GCGCAGCTGGTTACCCTGATTTCACCAATCCCAAGatgagggcctggtgggctaacaTGTTTCACTTTGACAATTACGAG GGCTCGGCTCCCAACCTCTATGTCTGGAATGACATGAACGAACCATCTGTGTTCAACGGTCCTGAGGTCACCATGCTCAAGGATGCCCAGCACTATGGGGGCTGGGAGCACCGAGATGTGCATAACATCTATGGCCTCTACGTG CACATGGCGACCGCGGATGGCCTGGTGCTGCGCTCCGGGGGCATCGAACGCCCCTTTGTCCTGAGCAGGGCTTTCTTTGCTGGCTCCCAGCGCTTCG gAGCCGTGTGGACAGGGGACAATGCTGCTGAATGGGACCACATGAAAATCTCGATTCCTATGTGTCTCAGCTTGGGGCTGGTGGGACTTTCCTTCTGTGGAG cGGATGTGGGAGGCTTCTTCAAAAATCCAGAGCCAGAGCTGCTTGTGCGCTGGTACCAGATGGGTGCCTACCAGCCATTCTTCCGGGCTCATGCCCACCTGGACACTGGTCGGCGGGAACCGTGGCTGTTACCGTCTCAGTACCATGACATAATTCGAGATGCCCTGGGCCAGCGATACTCCTTACTTCCTTTCTGGTACACCCTCTTCTATCAGTCCCATCGCGAGGGGATCCCAGTCATGAG GCCCCTGTGGGTGCATTATCCTAAGGATGTGACCACTTTCAGTATAGATGATCAGTTCCTGCTTG GGGATGCATTGCTGGTTCACCCTGTATCAGACTCCGAGGCTCGTGGTGTGCAGGTCTATCTGCCTGGCCAAGGGGAG GTGTGGTATGACGTTCAGAGCTACCAGAAGTATCATGGTCCGCAGACCCTGTACCTGCCTGTAACTCTAAGCAGT ATCCCCGTGTTCCAGCGTGGAGGGACCATCGTGCCCCGGTGGATGCGAGTGCGGCGTTCTTCAGACTGCATGAAGGACGACCCCATCACTCTTTTCGTCGCACTCAGCCTCCAG GGTACGGCCCAAGGAGAGCTCTTTCTAGATGATGGGCACACGTTCAACTATCAGACTCGCCATGAGTTCTTGCTGCGTCGATTCTCATTCTCTGGCAACACCCTGGTCTCCAG ctccGCAGACCCCAAAGGCCACTTTGAGACGCCAATCTGGATCGAGCGGGTGGTGATAATAGGGGCCGGAAAGCCAGCAACCGTGGTACTCCAAACAAAAG GATCTCCTGAAAGCCGCCTGTCCTTCCAGCATGACCCTGAGACCTCGGTGTTGATCCTGCGCAAGCCTGGCGTCAACGTGGCATCTGACTGGACTATTCATCTGCGATAA